One Dethiobacter alkaliphilus AHT 1 genomic window carries:
- a CDS encoding YggT family protein has protein sequence MTIFGTGTFTLIWLVGWIFEIFRWLLFARIIFSFIQLGRNTHPLILSLRRISYRFTEPVLAPVRNVVKPVSVGGGAYLDLSPILVLILLPLVQGLVVRLLTFF, from the coding sequence GTGACCATTTTTGGTACGGGAACTTTTACGTTAATCTGGTTGGTTGGCTGGATTTTTGAAATTTTTCGCTGGCTGTTGTTTGCGCGGATCATTTTTTCCTTTATTCAGTTGGGCCGCAATACCCATCCGCTGATTTTGTCTTTGCGACGGATTTCCTACCGCTTCACCGAGCCGGTGCTGGCGCCGGTGAGAAATGTGGTTAAGCCGGTCAGTGTGGGGGGCGGTGCCTATCTGGACCTATCACCGATTCTGGTGCTGATTTTGCTTCCCCTAGTACAGGGACTGGTAGTTAGGCTGCTGACCTTCTTTTAA